One Drosophila subpulchrella strain 33 F10 #4 breed RU33 chromosome 2R, RU_Dsub_v1.1 Primary Assembly, whole genome shotgun sequence genomic window, GGGAGCATTAAcatatatcaatatatttaGTGGCAATTACTTACCATCACTCCCGCCACAAACCAATTGAGGAAGATGATCTTCATACAGCCAATGTCCACTGTTATCTTCATGTCATCGGAGTTGTAGTCGAGGGTCTCCTCTTTGTTGTAGAGTACCACCTGGCAGCTAAAGGCGTCCTTGCCAACAATACTCAGAATCTAGGGAGAGCTAGAATATTGATCTGTGATCTTTGGGGCGTGTAAGGTACGACTTACATTCTTGTGAATAGTGTAAGGATTCAGGTCCAACACCTGAATGTCCTTCAGGCCAATATTAACCTCCGTGTAGGACGACTTAATGATCAGGCTGGATACGAATTTCTTCACGTTCAACTCGGCCAACGGTCGGCTATGGCTGGTAAGCAACAGGCCCACTTCGTCCAGATTTGCGATCACACGAACCTTCACAGTCTCTACGACGCGACTGCGTTTTGTATTTTTGCGGCGCTTCATTTGGTTGGTGGTCATAATCTCTTCCGTGTCCTCAAGGATGACATTAAGCTTCCTCTTGAGGCCATCGCCGCCGCCAATAGAGCCCATGCGGTCACGTGGCCGAGTGCTTGCTAGTACATGGTCCAAATTTCTCTGGAAATTGTTTACGACCTCCAGGATACGCTGGAGGCACTCCTGGTGCAGCACGATCTGAAGCACCTCGAAGTTAGCCACGACCAGCTGCTCGGTTGAGTTGTACTTGGTGCTGAACTCCGGCGACGTCTTGTCTGCAATGGTGCACGAGACGGTGAACAGATAGTTGGAGCTATTTTCCTTTTTCGGTGTGTAGATTACGTCCAATACTTCCAAGTCGGTGTCCTGGCAACCATATTGTCGCAGGTTAATATCCCCAAGCCTAAAATATGGTTTAAATTTAGATGTTTAAGCAAACACAAGAGTGTTTTTGAATACACTTACTTGACTGTGGCCAGAGACTCGTAAGTTCTGGCTACGAAGTGGGCCTCCAGGCGGCGAATGTCGATGGAGATAATCTGTCGAGGAGGCGTGCGTGGTGGTCGTTCCACAGGCTCTTCGACTGGCAAATTCATCGTCAGCTGGGGAGGAGCGGGATCACCTTCAGGGGTGAGAAACTCGATGGATACGTCGGAGCTCGTCTCGCTTCTCCTGCTGGACTGGAACAAGACGAAGTAGATCTCTCCCAGAGAGAAGTTAATTTCCAGATTTGTGTACTGAGTAATCTCGTCCACCAATGAAGCTTTGGCGCTGGCTGCTGACGATGCCGATGGCCCAATCTTTTttacttctttgtttatgaaGTTGGATATGGACATTGAGCTGCGCGAGTTCGTCTGTGTGAGCTTTCCACCCGGTTGCTGTTGCTCTGGCAGCGGAATGCTTAGGGCCACTCTGATGGCAAGAAAGACGCGATCCTCCGAGACATTGACCAGGATCGCCGGCAGGTCGATGTCTATCTTGACTTTGGGCAGCCGCGGGTCATTGTCTATCACACACAGTGCAGCAGTTACTTTCAGGGAGACGGGTCGCAAGACGTGCATCTCCGTTGAGCTGGCTTCACTCAGCGCAGTCTGCCACGGCTCTCCAGCTCGCACCACCAGCATTTGGACGTCGTTCAATTCGACCATGAATCTATCGTAGGCATTTTCCATCACCGTCTTCAAGATCTCGTCCTTATCCTCGCCGGCAGAGAACAGATTGTGCAACTTTTTAGAATCCTTGCGCGGTTGGCTGGAGAGGCGCACCTCACCCATGCTTACAACTAGCAGGGATGTATTGTCCGCATCGTAGACTCCTTTATGGGGCACGACCAGGATGTTTGGCATAAACAGTATATCCGCATCCAGCACCGCCTTCTTGTCGATCATATACTGCATTCCGGTGGCAGAGCGCTCCTTGAAGTTGGAGATTCGCGAGCTAGCCGCATCCTCAAACTTGGAGAGCGTGACATCACCAGGCGGCTGGAAGGCATTGATCAGGGCCAGGATGGTGGGAGCATCATATACAATTTGCAGTGGACGCGCCACAACCTTCACCCGCTGGTCGCACAACTTGTCTAGAGGATTCGTCTCGAAGAACACGTCCAGCAGGTTGAACTCATCGGTGATCTTCGACTCCACCAGCAAGGGTGTGTAATCTTTGCGTTTAAGTCCCGTCACCTTGAGCTCCTTCATGCCAGCAGTGATGCTTATGGCCTCGGCAGCTGGGCGTTGAGTGATTGACGCAGTGGCCATCGAGAAATTCAAAAGGAGCAGAGAAGGCAGGTCATGATAGTCATACGATTCCACGGAACTAACTCGCTCATCCTTGTACAGGCCGACCTCCAGAGCGATCAATTTAAAGTTCATCTTGATCGCCTGGTAGTTTTCGGGAAGATCCGTGGGCTTGGCGTTCTCTTGGTAGCCAATTGCCCGGTACATCTTTTCCTTCTCTTCGCCGGTCATTGCCGCCTCGAACTTCTCGACTGGAAGATTAATTAATTGAAAGATcaattcttcaaaaaaaaTGCTCAATTACTTGCCTAATTTTTGACCGGCGGTCTGATCCTCCTTCTTGGCTCCGCCACCCCATCCCCAACCGCTGAACCAGCCCTGCTTTGGCTCGGGCACTGCCTCCCGCTCCTTGGCTATCTCTATGTTCACCCTCTGCCGTATCAGCAGCAAGTTAAATACGTCTAGCTCCGTTTCCAGCAGACGGATGGTTTCTGTCAGCACGGCGGAAGGTTTTTTGTTCAGGCACTGCTCCTTGTATTTCTGAAGTGGTAAAAAGGCATTGTGAACATCCGAATTTACTTGTTGCAGATCATTCGACTCACCTGCGCATAGGTGTTGCAGCGTTCGCGGTGCATCCTTATGTGTCTCCAAGTCCAGCTCTCTCGAGGTTTCCTTACTTCCTCCTCAAGAACAGAAGTTATTGCAAAGTGCCACCATTCTTTGGCATGACCCTTGTAGGCTACAAGATAATCCACATATAAAAGATTAATGACTAACTGAAAGATGCAGagatgatttatatttacGTATGTCGTAAGGGCGGTATTTCCGGTAGGGAATGCCCAACTGCTGACGATTCATAGCATCTCCCAACTTCATGAGATTGTCGAACTGCGTGTTGGTCATGCCCACGTTCAGCTTTTCCATCTCCAGGGTGAGATCAATCTTCGGCCTTTCAAAGGGCGGATCATCGAACTCTGGGTTCATATTCAGCTTCAACTTGGCATTGCAAGAGATGGGACCCAGTACTGTAAGCACAAAAGGATGAATAAGGTGTTCTAAAACTTATAGAAAGTTAAAGTTCTACCATAGTTGTAGTTGGGTTTTAACTCCTTGGTGGCAATATTTGTCTGGAACTGGTCTGCCAGCGTGTCCATGTAGTTTGCGTACAGATGTCCACCACAGTTCAAATAGGCGGAAAGGCAGGAGAGATTCGCTATTTTGAAGACCTGGGAGGCTTGCTGGGCCATGTAGGTTTTCTCCCAGTTGCTATCGGTGGTGTAGAGCTCCAGCTCGTGCAGGGATATGCCGAAGGAGAAGGGACTGCCCGTGGTGGTGGTGTCCTCGTATCGCAGGTGAACGTTGGTTATCTTCACTTGCAGGTTGTTCACGATCTGCGCCGTTAGCTTTTCGGCAAACCCAGCATCGGGCTTGGGCTGATCTGCAGAAGAATtaatgtattattttttattcgaAGCAGGAAAATTATTAACTCACCCTTTTCTAACTCTTTTTTGCGGGCTGCCTCCAGGGCATCCAGAGCCGCCTTCTTGAGATCCATCTCATATTTGGCCTCCTTCTCCGCATTGTACCTGACATTGTTGTTGGGCGATACGAGGACATACAAATCCTCGATGTTGACTACAACCGGCTGGCTGTACAGATTCTTCCAGGGGATCTTGAGCACTAGTTTGCCTGAAAGTTCAGATTTAACATTGTAATCAACTTTGGCTGATGTGATAATCATCTTTCACTTACCAAGGTATCCGTAGATAAGCTGCACGGGCAGGTCCAACTCGTCCAGGGCATTCGCCCGTATTTTGAGGTTCTGCAAGACCACATCGCCTGCCAAACAAAGATAGAATTAGCTTCCATTAGTCTTATCATTATCAGTAATCAGTCATTTGCAGCAGTAGAAGCAAATGCCCAATGATTAATTATGAAGGTAGTGCACAATAACTGAATTCTCCACGACGAAGGCCAACACATATGGCTTTGCGAAGCACTATATTAAGTATACGCATAAGTATGTATATAAGCAGCCGCGGCAACCTATCAATATTGTTTACCAACGTCTGGCGTTTTGGGCATGCggcatttttgtttttaagtgTTTGTTATGCTTGGAATGCCAAATGAGCAGCACAAAACGGTGAATTTATATTGAATTACGCATGTGGGTCAATAGTTTAACGACCAAGCACCCCAATAAGCTTATGCAACTTCAGAGGCGAGGGGTTTTCTGCTGATAAGAACAGAGCTTGACTCTACTGACATGGTATCTgtcaaaaacaattaattctACAAGTGGTTTTCAATTGCCAACATTCGATACACGGGCATTATTATAAGTAACTCTGATAGCGGAGCTGTAACAACTGATTAAAGTAGATAACATTAATAAACAAGTATGGTCGTTAACCTGagtttcttttaaaattgtgTATTTAACTGGTTGattgtaaaataaaaacaaatatgaaTCATTAGGAAAACAGACAATGTGCAAAGACTATACACACATTTATACTGTCTCATTGACTTATTGAGGTTAATGTTGATTAGATCAGCTAATTaggtttataaataaattatagcatTTTAAGGCATGTTCCACAACTTGGAAAAATTCCATATAATTTTgatgtattaaaaatgtacGTTACTTTTTTCATATCtcaatttgaataaaatttattgttagacaaaaataaaaaaagtgaatcatataaaaattataaaagtatTTCACAATTAGCTGATTGTGGTAAATCTGATAGGTCAGCCATATTTCCGGCCCTTAAAAAAACTGTCAAAGCTTTGTGCAGTACATTTTTCCGGGAAAAGTCCTTTCCATTGAAAGtacatgcatacatacatatatttcttactaaataaaataatacaaaaatttaggCTTCTTTAAGAAGCACAGAATAAAGTGCTAATTAAACACAAAGTTTCAAATGTTCAGAATTATATTGTGAGGCCCGCGGGGCCAGCATTATGTCACCAAGTTCAAGCTCAGCCCAAATTTAACAGGCTGGTCGCCGAATGTCACTCCCGACCTGTGTCACCATATCTTTAATCAAACCAGTTTGTTTGGCTCGTCGTATATTATTAAACCGCAAACTGGATATTTTCGTAGTGATCTTAAGCCTCGGGAGTTCAGACCCCATTTATGAAGATGTACAAACAAATAGGGTCTGATATGTGGAATGCCAACAGACAGGCCAAAGTAATGTGAGTGCTTTTAGATAAAAGACCAAGAATTGTTTGCGATTTCACACAGACACCCGATATAAGTAAATTTGTACATGAAAGATAAATAAGCAGAGAGGAAATGAGCTCATGAGGAGCAGAGAGAAACCGCAAAAGATGCAACAGTTGTCCCACCCATCCAAGTGCGAATGTTCCTAGCGCTATTTTCTCTCGCGAGAATACATGATGAGATCTTGTAAATTGGTTTCTCATGAACTTGCGAATATGGCTCATTTACAAACGTGAATGTTTGCTGTGACAGAATTGGGTCACTAATTGTAAGTGTTGCCAAGGATAAGGTCACCGCTGCTGTTCATGTTCTGCTTGCGTGCAGATAGAGCAATAAACAATGGAACTACATTAAAATGATGGATGTGCGTGAGAGCGAAGCATAATCGGGTCGTACTTCCCGGGGGATCTGGAACTGGAACTGGAACTCACCTCCCCAAATGCCTATTTTCAGCTGGTTGCGATCCAAGTTCTCGATGTAGTCGCCGAGGACCTTATTCAGGACATCCGTCACCACCGCCTCGAAGACCATCGTGTCCTAGCAGATGCTCCTATTGATTTTTCTTCGATGTTCTATGTATATTCCAATTGGCTGTGGCCGTCTTTCAAAGACTCTTACGTTCGTTGTGCGGTCTAAAGTGATTCTAAAATATACGTAAACACAGAAGCCAAACAGATGGAACGGAGAGGCGGATTAAAAACACAATcacaatgatgatgatgtcaTCGTAGAACGCATTTCGAATGTTTTGGCACAATCCACTAGGCTAGACCCATTGTTTCAAAACACGAAAATGGCGAAATAGGGCGAAGTGTGATAGGTATTAATCAGCCACTTTAACAACTCCCTATGCACGTGTAGGCCCGAAGGCGTTATCTCTATTTACTAGACCCATTTACCAGCGGCATTTCCatgcaatattaaaaaataactcCCGTGCGACGCGCCTTCGTTGAATGTTCGCCCGAAACTAACAGCTGTTGCGGCATTCGCCACCTGGCGGCGGTGGCGGCATCCATCAGCTGAGCGGGCGCGCTTCCGGGCGAATGGCAGCTGATGATAGGTGACGTGTTTGGCAGTGTAAACTAAGCgaaatacaataaagaagaactATGCGAACCCGGCTTATTTTGGTACTCCTCGCCCTGGCGCCGCTGGTCCTGGCCAAGAAGTTCAAGGAGGAGGAGAAACCGGCGTGGGCCAAGAAGGATATCCGCGACTACAGCGAGGCGGACCTGGAGCGTCTGTTGGATCAATGGGAGGTGAGTAACGTTAGGGATAGAACTCCTTATCATAGCattaactttaaaagcccCTATGATACCCCCTGTTTTCAATAGGAGGATGATGAACCGCTGGAGGCGGATGAACTGCCCGAGCACCTGCGACCGCAGCCCAAGCTGGATCTGTCCAACCTGGACAGCAAGAACCCCGAGGAACTGCTCAAGGTATCCAAAAAGGGACGCACTCTGATGACCTTCGTCTCGGTGTCGGGAAATCCCACGAGGGCGGAGGCCGAGGGCATCACCAAGCTGTGGCAGACCAGCCTCTGGAACAATCACATCCAGGCGGAGCGCTACATGGTCGACGATGATCGTGCAATTTTCCTCTTTAAGGATGGCACCCAGGCCTGGGAGGCCAAGGACTTCCTCGTGCAACAGGAACGCTGCAAGGGCGTTAGCATCGAAAACAAGGAGTACCCGGGAGTCCATGCCCAGAAGGACGAACTGTAGGCCAGTCCTGCGATAAAGGTCATCAAAACATTCTCATACACAAGTATTTATAAGCTCAAAGTtgaacaaatttaaataaagtgAATTTATTGAAGAATACCCCTTTTGCTTGGACATTCACAGGGCAACGCGGCAGCAAGTGATTAAAAACTAGAAATGGGTGTACAAATcaaaatataactttaaaaactttttttgaaatgtaagaaattttttttttaatttacattgtaaaacatgtcaaaaacaaacaaattttaaaaaccaaattTTCGAGTTATATGAAATTCCTGCTCAGCTCTATCTACCATCTCTAGCGTTATCGTATCGCTTTTCAAATGTTCCGAGCTCCAGCTCCCCTCTGTGTGACCTCAAGTCAACAACACGGCGTCCACAAAACGCCCCGTGCTCCGCCTGCTCAGTAGCTGTTCCACCAAGAAGATGCCCGTTCAAGCCAAGATCGGACCCAGCATTCTCAATGCGGACCTGTCCAACCTAGCGGCGGAGTCCCAGAAGCTACTGGACAATGGAGCGGACTACCTGCATCTAGACGTGATGGACGGCACATTTGTGCCCAATCTCACCTTCGGTCACCCCATGGTCAAGAGCTTGCGCAACAAGATCAAGGTGAGTTTGCGGTCCCCAGAGCAAGATATCCACTTACACACTTCGTAATCCCATTCAGACGGCCTTCTTCGAGACGCACATGATGGTCCAGAACCCGGAGCAGTGGATAGCACCCATGGCCGATGCGGGTGTCAATCTCTACACGTTCCACATAGAGCCGGTGGAGGATGTGGAGAGGGTCAGCCGCCTGGTCCAGGAATCGGGCATGAAGGTGGGCCTTGCCATCAAGCCGGGAACAGAGGTGAGTTGAGGTTATGTTTTGAAAATCCTTATTTAAGGTATTGAACTAGTGGTACGGGATGGAATGGCTTTCAATGCtccattttttaaagaacaaAAAAGTAAAGGCCCTGATGAAAGAAAATAAAGAAGAATTCTTTAAACTAGTTTTATAATCTCaagttattgttattgttattgttagtGTGTCAGATTTTtatatgaaacaatttttcTATCTATGTATTTCAATTTCTTATTTACCTGGATACCTAATattattcatatattttttacaagcCAAGATCGCAAATCTTGAAACTGGTTGGTACGGGATGGAAAAGCTTTAAATGCCCCGGGATACctaacattattattattattatatatattactaGTTCATATGGGTGCACTTACATTATAGGTAAAAGACCTGGAGAAGTACATGAGCATTGCCGATCTTGTGCTAGTGATGACCGTGGAGCCTGGTTTCGGAGGACAATCTTTCATGGGCGACATGATGCCAAAGGTGGAGTGGCTGCGCGAGAACTATCCCAATCTGGACATCGAGGTGGACGGAGGAGTGGGACCCAAGACAATCGAGTGCTGTGCCAGGGCGGGAGCCAACATGATCGTCTCGGGAACGGCAGTGGTGGGAGCCTCCGATCAGAGGCAGGTCATTAAGGACATGCGCGAAGTGGTGCAGAGCTACCTCAATTAATGATGCATTTACCATAGCATTTTCGATGCATAGCATTAAGGCCCGTTTTCTCATCCTCTTGGTAAAAAAAAGTAGGTTTATACCCACAAATCGTATGAAAATGTACATTTAAAACTCTACTTTTAGCTTAGCATGGGGACGAGAAAACGGGATCAGGAAAAATTTATTAGTTAGGCGCAAAGTGTTGGCAAAATTGCAACAGCATGTTATTGGAGTTCCTTGGGAAACCGACTATTAAAAGACATTTACAATCTGATATGgttttatacatttattttccaacatttatataatatatgtgTGTAAGTATATATCATGTATTGTATGACATGTTGCTTTTAGCATTTAGTTGGTTATACGTGTCTGTGTGTAGTTTATGTAGTTACATTTAGGATACTGCACTTTCCCAGTTATTGTAGGACATTGCCTTATTGTCATGGTTATTCTCTCTTTGTTTTCCAAAATAAATGTTCAACAATATTCTCCGATTCGCATCAAAACTTCAAAATCTGAATGTAAAACTTTTCATAAATTCTCAATGCTTCCGATGCGCTTGTCCAGCTCACAGGAAAAAATTCAGTTTGTCTTTTATTGTCAAAGTTTGTTCAT contains:
- the LOC119551475 gene encoding LDLR chaperone boca; translation: MRTRLILVLLALAPLVLAKKFKEEEKPAWAKKDIRDYSEADLERLLDQWEEDDEPLEADELPEHLRPQPKLDLSNLDSKNPEELLKVSKKGRTLMTFVSVSGNPTRAEAEGITKLWQTSLWNNHIQAERYMVDDDRAIFLFKDGTQAWEAKDFLVQQERCKGVSIENKEYPGVHAQKDEL
- the LOC119549161 gene encoding ribulose-phosphate 3-epimerase; its protein translation is MPVQAKIGPSILNADLSNLAAESQKLLDNGADYLHLDVMDGTFVPNLTFGHPMVKSLRNKIKTAFFETHMMVQNPEQWIAPMADAGVNLYTFHIEPVEDVERVSRLVQESGMKVGLAIKPGTEVKDLEKYMSIADLVLVMTVEPGFGGQSFMGDMMPKVEWLRENYPNLDIEVDGGVGPKTIECCARAGANMIVSGTAVVGASDQRQVIKDMREVVQSYLN